One segment of Castanea sativa cultivar Marrone di Chiusa Pesio chromosome 3, ASM4071231v1 DNA contains the following:
- the LOC142628765 gene encoding uncharacterized protein LOC142628765 yields the protein MCKAFPTTLKGPTRVWFIKIPPNTIRSFEELSKLFVNNFIRGQRHKCSLSSLLTIKQGENKSLRSFITRFNREALMVDKMDDKLLLAAFHNSVSSNLFIHKLYDQEPQTMAELVHSAQNFMNAEDAIIAKKRKRAERMEADLPCHLEQGPHPKKARTGEKKDQDNRKVGSSSGRNQHYMPLKTPLDQVLMQIKDDPSLKSPEKMKGDLNKHNKNKYCRLHRDHGHDTDECYALKQQIENLIR from the coding sequence ATGTGCAAAGCCTTCCCAACTACACTTAAGGGGCCAACACGAGTGTGGTTTATCAAGATACCTCCGAATACTATTAGGTCTTTTGAAGAGTTGAgcaagttgtttgtcaataattttattagaggACAAAGGCACAAATGCTCCTTGTCCAGTTTGTTGACTATAAAGCAAGGAGAAAACAAGAGCTTACGGTCCTTCATCACTCGCTTCAATAGGGAGGCCTTAATGGTAGAcaagatggatgacaagttgcTATTGGCAGCCTTCCACAATAGTGTTAGTTCCAAtttgttcatccataagctctatGATCAAGAGCCACAAACCATGGCTGAACTTGTCCATTCAGCCCAAAACTTCATGAATGCAGAAGATGCAATCATTGctaagaagaggaagagagcagaGCGAATGGAAGCGGACCTCCCATGCCATCTTGAACAAGGACCTCATCCAAAGAAGGCCCGGACGGGAGAGAAGAAAGATCAAGATAACAGGAAGGTAGGATCGTCTTCAGGAAGGAATCAGCATTACATGCCCCTAAAAACACCACTTGatcaagtgcttatgcaaatcaaggatgacccATCCTTGAAATCGCCAGAAAAGATGAAGGGAGATCTTAATAAGCACAATAAGAACAAGTATTGCCGCCTCCATAGAGATCATGGGCATGACACAGACGAGTGTTATGCCTTAAAACAGCAAATAGAGAATCTTATCAGATAG